The following is a genomic window from Candidatus Kapaibacterium sp..
GCCCTGCCATGTTTGTAGCAATAGTAATAGCACCCTTTTGTCCTGCTTGAGCAACAATATCTGCTTCACGAGCATGTTGCTTGGCATTCAAAACATTGTGCTTGATGCCATTTCGCTTGAGCATTTTTGAGATAACTTCCGACACCTCTACACTTGCTGTACCAACCAAGACTGCTCTGCCCTGCTTTTGCAAATCGGTGACTTCCTCAATGAGGGCATTGTATTTTTCGCGCTTAGTTTTGAAAATCAAATCCTCTTGGTCGTCCCTTACGATTGGTCTATTAGTAGGGATAACAGTCACATCGAGTTTGTAAATTTTTTCAAATTCGGCTGCTTCGGTTTCTGCCGTTCCGGTCATACCTGCTAATTTGCGGTATAGGCGGAAATAATTTTGCAAAGTTACAGTAGCGAATGTTTGGGTATCGCGTTCGACTTTCACATTTTCTTTTGCTTCGATAGCTTGGTGCAGACCTTCCGAATAGCGTCTTCCTTCTAAAATGCGTCCGGTAAATTCGTCAACAATCATTACTTTGCCATCTTGGACAACGTATTCTACGTCTTTTTCATATAGAGTATAAGCTCGGAGCAATTGTTGAATTGTGTGAATTATATCGCTTCTTTCGGAATAAATCACATTCACAGTATCTTTACGGAGTTGCTTTTCTTCTGGACTTAAAGATGAATCACCCTCGATAGCACTATATTCGGCAGCAATGTCGGGAATGACAAACATTTCCGGGTCGGCTTCAGTTTCGCCAAGTATTTCTCTACCTTTCTCAGTTATATCCACCTGGTGATTTTTTTCTTCGATTGTATAATATAATTCGTCGGTAACTTCGTGCATCCGAACGCCACGGTCACGTAAGAAGAATAACTCGGTTTCTTGTTTCAATTTTTGATTTTCGGGGTCTTGTAATAACTTTGAAAGTTTTTTATGCTTTGGAAGTCCGCGATAAGACCTGAATAAATGAATACCTGCTTTGTCTCTGTCATCTTTATTGCCTGTCTTGAGCAATGCTTCAACTTCTGAAACATACGACGTGATGAGCTTGCTTTGGGCATCTATCAGTTTCACCACTTTTGTCTTCATTTGTGCAAATTTGTGGTCTGATTGAGCTACGGGACCTGAAATGATAAGCGGTGTACGAGCTTCATCAATCAAAACGGAGTCCACTTCATCAACTATGGCGTACCAATGCTCCCTTTGGACACAATGAGTGATATCGATAACCATGTTATCACGCAAGTAGTCGAAACCAAACTCGTTATTCGTACCATATGTAATATCGCAATTGTAATATTTTTTCCGTACGTCATTATCCATATTGGATTGAATAGAGCCAACTTTCATTCCCAAGAAATTATAAACAGGACTCATCCACTCGGAGTCACGTTTTGCAAGGTAGTCGTTAACAGTTACGATATGAACGCCGCGTCCTGCTAAGGCATTTAAGTAAACCGGGGCAACCGCAACAAGTGTTTTACCTTCGCCCGTTGTCATTTCCGAAATTTTGCCCTGATGCAAAACAATTCCGCCAATCATCTGAACATCATAGGGAATCATATCCCATTTTGCATGTTGCCCGGCATATTCATAAGCAAAGCCTTGTTCGGCAAGTCGCTTGCAGGTTTGCTTAACAACAGCAAATGCTTGAGGCAATATCTCATCTAAGGTATCATTCACAGTCGCAAAAATTTCATCTCCCAAAGCTTTAATTTGTTGGGTCATATCCATGATTTCATCAGCATGAAGCTCCTCTTCTTGGAGTCTGTGTTGCAATTCTTCTCGTTCTGTTTCTAAATCTTTGATTCGAGACTGAATAAGTTCTTTGAATTCAACTGTTTTATTTTTGATTTCATCGTCAGACAATTTGTGATACTCTTCGTAATACTTGTTAATTTCATCCACGATTGGTCTGATTAGTTTTACCTCTTTGTCGTGCTTACTTCCAAATATTTTCGAAATGATATTGGCAATCATTAGTTTACTTTTTTAAAAATTCTACAAATCATTGCAAGTGACGTTTTGTTTGAAGTGTTATTTATTTTATATCAAAACTGCAACAAAAATTGCGATATAGCAAACATTTTAGTATTTTTGAAGATTAAATCAAACAAAAAAATAAATAATACAGGGCTAAACTTGAAAACTTTGAACGTAGAATCAAATTTCTTAGCGATTGAAGAAGAATATTCAAATTTGGAATCATCAAAAATCGTCATTGTTCCGGCGCCATACGAGCATACCGTTAGTTATGGTGGTGGAACTGCGAATGCACCGGAGGCAATATTAAAAGCATCAGCATATGTCGAGTTTTTCGATGATGAAAGCACCAGAGAACTTTGTTATGATAAAGGAATTGCAACGATTGAACCTTTGGATTTTAGCGGAAAAGTAGATGACGCGGCTCTTCAATTGATTGAAGATACTGTTGACCAACTTTTGGATATGGACAAATTTGTAGTAACAATCGGCGGCGAACACACAATATCTTCTGCACCAATCAAATCTCACTTCAAAAAGCATCCTAATATGAGCGTACTTCAATTTGATGCTCATAGTGATTTTCGCGACACTTACCAAGATTCTAAATATTCTCATGCTTCGGTGATGGCACGTGTAGCAGAGTTTTTCCCAAATGAAAGAATCACACAAGTTGGCATTAGAGCTCAGTGCATCGAAGAATACGAGTTTATCAAAGCAAATAAAGTTAAGACTTTTTACGCCTCTGCTATTGGAAGGGGATTGCATGGTGAGCAATGGCAAAAAAGTGTTGTGGACACTTTAGCCGATGAAATCTATGTAACATTCGATTTAGATTATTTCGACCCTTCAATAATGCCGGCAACCGGAACTCCTGAGCCGGACGGCTTATTATATAACGAAACAATTCAACTGTTTAGGGAAATTCGTCGCCGCAACAAAAGAATCATCGGCTTTGATGTTGTTGAATTAGCGCCTGTTGAAATTTTGCATCATTGTGATTTGACATCTGCCAGATTGATTTACAAAATTTTAAATTTACAATTTTAATAATTCTAATGTTTTCGAGTGATTGAAAATGAAAAGCATTTTTAGCGTTCTCATGATTTTTTACTTTTTATTGTTGACACATTATGACGCTTTATCGTCGGTCAAAAGGAAGCTTAGCAGCGATGTTAATTCATCGGTTAATGAATTGATACCGATTTTAACTCACGACTTGAAAAGACTATATTTTTGTCGTTCAGAAAACATTTTAAATTATGGACGCGATGATATTTGGTACTCGGATTTAGATGAGTCCGGACAATGGACAAAAGCTTTGAATATGGGGCAACCCTTGAATAACGACCTGAATAACTTTGTTTGTGGCATTTCTCCTTCGGGAGATACTCTTATTTTGGGTACAATTTACGAACAAAACAAAGACTCTTTGCAAGGAATTTCTTATACATATCGTGAGAATGGCAATTGGACTCGTCCGAAAACTATAAGAATTAAGAATTATTACAACCTGAACGATGTAAACGGTTTCTACCTTTGTTTTGAGACAAATATTTTGCTGATGACAATCCAGAGGAAAGACAGCTATGGTGGGACAGATATTTATGTCAGTTTGCCTGAGGGAAATTGGGTATATTCGCAACCTATAAACCTGGGACCAAAAATTAACACTGAATTAGATGAACTGTCCCCTTTTTTAGCTTTTGATGGAATCACACTCTACTTTTCTTCGTTTGGTCATTCCGGTTTTGGAGATGCTGATATTTTCATGTCCCGGAGATTGGATAATACTTGGAAAAATTGGACTACACCCGAGAATCTCGGACCCGAAATAAATTCAGTCGGTTGGGATGCTCATTTCAAGCTAACAAGAAACGGCAAACAAGCATACTTCGCTTCAAATGAAGCAGTTGATTCAGCAAGTAATATCTTCTTCATAGAATTAGAAAAAAGTTCTCAGCCAATTCTGTCGAAATCTGTAGTATTCAGAGTGTCGGATGCCAAAAGGTTCATTCCTTTGAAAAATGTCGTAATCAACTTATATGAATATGACCAAAAATCATATGAATTGAAGACTGATATTACAGGAAGAGTCATAGCTGATTTGCCATTTACAACATTCAATCTCAAATTGGATGTTGAAAATTATCAATCATATGATACAAAATTGGAAATTAAATATTCAGGATTAAAACTTGCAGATACGATTAAAATAGCTTTAAATCCATTGTCTGACAGTTTGATTCACATCCCAAATATACTTTTCAGTTTTGCAGAGATGCATGTAGCAAACACATTTGCTGATATTATTGCCAACGTCAGTGATTTTTTGGAATTAAATCCAAATTATAAAATCGAACTCAAAGGACATACTGACAATGTAGGCAGTGAGCAAGCAAATTATAAATTAGGATTGGCAAGGGCAAAAGCTGTTGCTGAATTGTTGAATAGATTTGGTATCAACAATAAGAGGATTGATATAAAGTCTTATGGTAAAAATGAGCCCGTCGTTCCAAACGATAGTGACGAAAATATGAGTTTGAATAGAAGGGTTGAATTATTCTTAGTAGAAAATTATCATGTACGGGAGTAGTATGGAAGAATTAAAAAATTCCGTTGAAAGTTACTTTGAATCAGGAACAAATGAAATACCTGAAATAATTTTAGAGCGTTTTGCCCAAAAATTGGACTCCGGCAAAATAAGAGCAGCCGAGCCTCTTGGCAACGGTGAATGGCAGGTGAATCAATGGGTAAAGAAAGGCATACTCCTTCTGTTCAGAGCCGGAAAGATGCACGACTTCTCGAATGACGATAACTTCAAATTTTTTGATAAACACACTCTACCAACCAAAAATATTGAACTTGAAAGCAACATCAGAATTGTTCCGGGTGGCTCGACGATACGTCGTGGTGCTTACGTCGCCGCAGGTGTGATATGTATGCCTCCAATGTATATAAATATTGGTTCGTATATTGATTCAGGAACAATGATTGATTCCCACGCTCTTGTCGGAACTTGTGCCCAAATTGGCAAGAATGTCCATATTAGTGCCGCCGCTCAAATCGGTGGCGTCCTCGAACCTGCCGGTGCAAGACCTGTTATAGTCGAGGATAATGTAATGGTGGGAGGAAACTGTGGTATTTACGAAGGTGTTCGTGTTCGTAAAAATGCAGTACTTGCTTCGGGAGTTATACTCACAGCATCTACAAAAATTTATGATTTAGTAAATGAATCGATTATCACTTCAGGCGAAAACAATCCATTAGAAGTGCCTGAAAACGCCGTTTTAGTAGCAGGCTCACGCAAAATCAATTCCGAATTTGCTCTCGACAACGGACTTTCTATATATACTCCATTGATTGTAAAATATCGGGATTCGAAAACTGATGCTAAGACTGCATTAAATTTCGATTTAAGGTAAAAGCTAATATGAATAGCAACAAATTAGACATGAGCAAGCCCTTGAATGCTCAACAAAACGTCAAGAAGTCAATTTTGGTCACAACAGGTTCGAGCCTGATTGGTGCTCTGTTCTTTTTCGTAGCATATGCGTTTACAAACAATGCATGGTTTCTGGCGGCAGCACTTATTTTGACCGCATCAGGATTAGCATTTGCATACGTAATTAAAAAATTCGAGGATAAATATTTATCCATATCAGATGAAAATCAAATTGCCAATGAGTAAACTTTACCCCTTAAGATATGACATTCGTACCAATTTAATCGAATATGAAGGCAAAGATTGGGTTTTGTTAGATGACCCAATGGGCTATGCAGAAGCTCCCGTAATAGTAACGCCCGAATTTTTCAATATTTTGGTGAGTATAGATGAAGAACTTGACATTCGCGATATTTTGAAAATTGAAAATCAAGAGCACGGCGAAACCACAATAGAACCCATCTTGGCTCAAATAAAAGCATTAGACGATATGGGGTTCATTCTTTCCGAGACATTTTATCAAAAACGGGCTTTAGTTGAGCAAGAATACCTTGCGTCAAGTACCAGACCTCCCGTTTGTGCAGGTACTTGTTATCCTGCTGACCCGAAAGAAATAGAAATTTTTCTAAATGAATTTTTCAAAAGTACAAATGTTGAAGATTATGATTCATCCGCCCATTCAATAATTGTCCCGCATATTGATTTCAGGCTTGGCGAAATTGTCTCCGAAGTTTATTCATCGGGCTATCATTCAATTTCCGGAACTGATTCAGACTTATTCATCATTTTCGGAACTTCGCATTTTATCAACTCCGGTCAATTTATGTTGACACGGAAAAATTTCGAGACTCCACTCGGGATTGTTGAAACAGACCAAAATTTGATTGATTACCTATATTCAAATTGTCCTGATTCATTCAGCATTGATGATTTGGCACATAAACCTGAACATTCGATTGAACTTCAGGTGATTCTGCTCCAACATTATTTCAAGAATCGAAAATTCAAAATCTTACCTGTTGTAGTTGGCTCAATGCATCAATTTATGGCTGAGGGCACAAACCCGGCTGAAAATAGCGAGATTAACACTTTTATTAAAACTTTGAAGGTTTATATCTCAGCTAATAACATTAAAGCGAGCAATATTGCAAGCGTTGATTTTGCTCATATAGGCATCAAGTTCGATGATAATTTTGATGCTGTCGAGAAACTCGATGAAGTAAAATCTAAAGATTACAAACTTATTGATTCGATTTTGAACATAGCACCTGAAGATTTTTATAGTCAAATTGCTGCAGTTAATGACAAATGGAAAATTTGCGGAACAGCACCAATTTATTCCTTTTTGAAAACAAATTCCTTTAAGCAAGCAAAGTTGAACAAGTATAATCAATGGTACGAAGCAGAAACACAATCAGCAGTCACTTTTGCAAGTTTGTCGTTTTATGATTGAGTTCAGTGAATTTTATTTAATTTTGAGTATTGACATTTTTACATAAATTTGGCATTAATAAATTAGAGATTTGAGATGGAACTTACATACAATAAATACCTACAAATTACTGAACTGACCGGATTGCAAAATTTGAAGTCGGACCCGAATGAGCATGATGAAATGCTTTTTATCATAATTCATCAAGCATATGAGCTATGGTTCAAGCAAATTCTTCACGAAGTTGCTCATCTTATTGTCAAATTGGAGCAAAATCAGCTTATTGCCGCCCAAAAGACACTGAAGCGAATTAACACAATTTTGAAAGTTCTTGTTCATCAAATTGATATACTCGAAACAATGACTCCCTTGGAATTTCTTTCATTCAGAAACTATTTAGATTCGGCAAGCGGATTTCAATCTTCTCAGTTCAGAGAACTCGAGTTCGCTCTTGG
Proteins encoded in this region:
- a CDS encoding OmpA family protein → MKSIFSVLMIFYFLLLTHYDALSSVKRKLSSDVNSSVNELIPILTHDLKRLYFCRSENILNYGRDDIWYSDLDESGQWTKALNMGQPLNNDLNNFVCGISPSGDTLILGTIYEQNKDSLQGISYTYRENGNWTRPKTIRIKNYYNLNDVNGFYLCFETNILLMTIQRKDSYGGTDIYVSLPEGNWVYSQPINLGPKINTELDELSPFLAFDGITLYFSSFGHSGFGDADIFMSRRLDNTWKNWTTPENLGPEINSVGWDAHFKLTRNGKQAYFASNEAVDSASNIFFIELEKSSQPILSKSVVFRVSDAKRFIPLKNVVINLYEYDQKSYELKTDITGRVIADLPFTTFNLKLDVENYQSYDTKLEIKYSGLKLADTIKIALNPLSDSLIHIPNILFSFAEMHVANTFADIIANVSDFLELNPNYKIELKGHTDNVGSEQANYKLGLARAKAVAELLNRFGINNKRIDIKSYGKNEPVVPNDSDENMSLNRRVELFLVENYHVRE
- the speB gene encoding agmatinase codes for the protein MKTLNVESNFLAIEEEYSNLESSKIVIVPAPYEHTVSYGGGTANAPEAILKASAYVEFFDDESTRELCYDKGIATIEPLDFSGKVDDAALQLIEDTVDQLLDMDKFVVTIGGEHTISSAPIKSHFKKHPNMSVLQFDAHSDFRDTYQDSKYSHASVMARVAEFFPNERITQVGIRAQCIEEYEFIKANKVKTFYASAIGRGLHGEQWQKSVVDTLADEIYVTFDLDYFDPSIMPATGTPEPDGLLYNETIQLFREIRRRNKRIIGFDVVELAPVEILHHCDLTSARLIYKILNLQF
- the secA gene encoding preprotein translocase subunit SecA translates to MIANIISKIFGSKHDKEVKLIRPIVDEINKYYEEYHKLSDDEIKNKTVEFKELIQSRIKDLETEREELQHRLQEEELHADEIMDMTQQIKALGDEIFATVNDTLDEILPQAFAVVKQTCKRLAEQGFAYEYAGQHAKWDMIPYDVQMIGGIVLHQGKISEMTTGEGKTLVAVAPVYLNALAGRGVHIVTVNDYLAKRDSEWMSPVYNFLGMKVGSIQSNMDNDVRKKYYNCDITYGTNNEFGFDYLRDNMVIDITHCVQREHWYAIVDEVDSVLIDEARTPLIISGPVAQSDHKFAQMKTKVVKLIDAQSKLITSYVSEVEALLKTGNKDDRDKAGIHLFRSYRGLPKHKKLSKLLQDPENQKLKQETELFFLRDRGVRMHEVTDELYYTIEEKNHQVDITEKGREILGETEADPEMFVIPDIAAEYSAIEGDSSLSPEEKQLRKDTVNVIYSERSDIIHTIQQLLRAYTLYEKDVEYVVQDGKVMIVDEFTGRILEGRRYSEGLHQAIEAKENVKVERDTQTFATVTLQNYFRLYRKLAGMTGTAETEAAEFEKIYKLDVTVIPTNRPIVRDDQEDLIFKTKREKYNALIEEVTDLQKQGRAVLVGTASVEVSEVISKMLKRNGIKHNVLNAKQHAREADIVAQAGQKGAITIATNMAGRGTDIKLDHDVKKNGGLAIIGSERHDARRIDRQLRGRAGRQGDPGSSIFYISLEDDLMRLFSGDKIAGVMSKLKIPEGEPIQHSMISKTVERAQKKVEENNFSIRKRLLEYDNVMNQQREVIYNRRRQALRGERLKGEIFEFVEDTAFEWVENFKEELDLKGLQDTVRANLLCEIKITADELDKMKSDEIVAKIISSAEEFYKRKEEMLGKEFMAKLERVAVLQTIDDKWKEHLRGMDDLKEGIHLRSYGQKDPLLEYKSEAFKLFVELVKDINKEAMSFAFKYFPQIVQREMRGKRPVTFKAAVNEDGVPVVTSRTQSSNLKFEHSNQTPAFLANVPQQSGPEGMATTVSKTYKRDIKKIGRNDVVKVKYTNGKIVEAKFKKVENDISSQACELLDD
- a CDS encoding 2,3,4,5-tetrahydropyridine-2,6-dicarboxylate N-succinyltransferase, with translation MEELKNSVESYFESGTNEIPEIILERFAQKLDSGKIRAAEPLGNGEWQVNQWVKKGILLLFRAGKMHDFSNDDNFKFFDKHTLPTKNIELESNIRIVPGGSTIRRGAYVAAGVICMPPMYINIGSYIDSGTMIDSHALVGTCAQIGKNVHISAAAQIGGVLEPAGARPVIVEDNVMVGGNCGIYEGVRVRKNAVLASGVILTASTKIYDLVNESIITSGENNPLEVPENAVLVAGSRKINSEFALDNGLSIYTPLIVKYRDSKTDAKTALNFDLR
- the amrB gene encoding AmmeMemoRadiSam system protein B, with amino-acid sequence MSKLYPLRYDIRTNLIEYEGKDWVLLDDPMGYAEAPVIVTPEFFNILVSIDEELDIRDILKIENQEHGETTIEPILAQIKALDDMGFILSETFYQKRALVEQEYLASSTRPPVCAGTCYPADPKEIEIFLNEFFKSTNVEDYDSSAHSIIVPHIDFRLGEIVSEVYSSGYHSISGTDSDLFIIFGTSHFINSGQFMLTRKNFETPLGIVETDQNLIDYLYSNCPDSFSIDDLAHKPEHSIELQVILLQHYFKNRKFKILPVVVGSMHQFMAEGTNPAENSEINTFIKTLKVYISANNIKASNIASVDFAHIGIKFDDNFDAVEKLDEVKSKDYKLIDSILNIAPEDFYSQIAAVNDKWKICGTAPIYSFLKTNSFKQAKLNKYNQWYEAETQSAVTFASLSFYD